Within the Achromobacter spanius genome, the region CATCTGTCTCGCGCCGAACGCCTGGACAAGGCCAATTTCCTGCCGGTGTCGCTGTTGGACGTCGGCCAGGAAGCGGCCGATCAAGCAATGTTGTTGGCCGAACGCAAGGGCATTGATGTGGAAGTCCGAGAGTGCGGCGAGAAGCTCTGGGTGTCGGGCGACTATTGCATGTTGCAGCGCGCTGTCATGAACCTGCTGGACAACGCGATCAAGTATTCGAAGGCGGATACGCGGATCACGTTGTGCCTGAAGCGCCAAGGCGATATGGCGCGCATCAGCGTGATTGACGAGGGCATCGGCATTGCCGAGTCCGTCATGCCGCAACTCTGCCAAGCGTTTTTCCAGGTGAATCCGGGTGCTCGGGATGGTGTGGGCGTGGGCTTGGCGCTGGTCGCAACGGTGGTTGACGCCCATGGTGGAAAGCTGGCGGTGGATTCCCGTCTGAATGAGGGAAGCGAGTTTTCACTCACATTTCCAGTGATGGCGGTGCCATGTGTTGAAACGGACCACCGAGAGCCTCGCTCTGCATTTCGATCCGGCCTTAAAGCCGCCTCATGAACAAGCGCCCTTGCGGCGCTTTTTT harbors:
- a CDS encoding sensor histidine kinase — its product is MLADFGILAGLALFSVIAGQSKMRFRALAWLIGFWLLAAFVVITARRWTPMVAPVVGLALAYICVMRWRMATRNARRERVLSCDVASTAQLAAQNAKANCARDNEVMLQMMHDLRSPLSTILVMVDKQTAESNDPKQEAFAESVRELVQYSLTVAQDFMHLSRAERLDKANFLPVSLLDVGQEAADQAMLLAERKGIDVEVRECGEKLWVSGDYCMLQRAVMNLLDNAIKYSKADTRITLCLKRQGDMARISVIDEGIGIAESVMPQLCQAFFQVNPGARDGVGVGLALVATVVDAHGGKLAVDSRLNEGSEFSLTFPVMAVPCVETDHREPRSAFRSGLKAAS